CAATCCATATAATTGGAATCATGGGAACTTACTATACAATTATGACTTGTAGAAATTCTGAAACAATTATAGAGAAAGCAATTTTATCGTTATACAATCAAACTATTCAACCTGACTACATAATTGTCATAGATGATGGTTCAACAGATAAAACGGGTGTAATTTTAAATGATCTCTCTAAAAAAATGGATAATTTATTCATAATGACAAATCCGGATTTGGGGTACGATATTTCAAGAGTTGTCAAGAATTGGAATAAAGCAATTGAGTTACGAGGTATAAAAAATTTAAAAGAAACTGATTATCACATGATAGGGACTGACGATACAATCTATGAAAAGGATTATGCTGAAAAAATAATTTCATTCATGGATAAAAATAAGGATTATGCTATCGTATCTGGAAATTTTGACGATAATGATTATAGTACACCAAGAGGAGCGGGAAGATTTATCAGACATTCTTTTTTCAATAAAGAATACAAAAGATATCCAGAGAAGATGGGTTATGAATCTGCAATTCTAATTATTTCCCGAAAAAACGGCTTCAAAGATACCATTCTTAATGAAGCAAGATATGATCATACTCGTCCGTTAGGACAGAATCATCATTTTTACGAATTTGGTGCAAGCATGAGGACTCTCGGATATCACCCAATATTTGCGCTAGGAAGATTCTTTCTATATTTTAGCACGAATAAACCTATTGGAAGAATTGGAGCGATTTATATGCTATATCATTATATTTTTTACAAGCCAAAACAAGATGGATACGACAGTATGTATCCTAAAGAAATTCGAAGATTTACAAGAAAAATACAGATGGATAAAATAAAATCAATAGTAAAATTGGGGTAAAAAATACAATATATTACGTACAAATTATATTTGTCAAATCGTATATAATAAAATATTTAGATTGATAAACGATGTGAATCGACTGGTAATGAATTGGAAACTTATCTACTAGATCAATCACATAAATATTTTGTTCTTTCTCAATTCTATTAACGGTATTACTAAATTCTATATCGTTATCTTTACATTCATAAGATAACTTATTTTTTAATATAGATGCGAAAGCAATGGTATTTTTTTCATAACTTAGTAAATTACTTGATTTAGTGATATCTTCATTGAAGACATACTGGCGCGGTGCCTCCAAAAATAAATTAAACCAGCCTCTCCAATGTTTCGTTCCAACTATTGTCGAATTGTTTCCTGTGTTTGTATTTACCCAATCAATAGATTTCACTAAATCATTATTCTTACTTATTTCTAAAGAATTAAAAGACATTGACAAAGGAAAAATAGATTCAGTCTGAGTATGAAATAATGAGGGAATAGAAAATATGACTCCATAGGGAAGAATGACAAACAATATTCCATAACTAACAAAGGTAAGCATGAACGAGAAGGAGAATAACTTCTTAATTATTGGGGATTTTAGTCTATCTACAATAATTAAAAAAGTATAAAATCCAAATATGGAAATAAAAAAGCCCGAAAGAATCATCCAGCGTTCTGGAACTAGATAATTATAATTAGGGATTATAATCCAACTAAAAGAGAATATCAATGTAATAAGTGTAGGAATTTTCAGGAACATCGAATTCGGCATCTTTACAAAACCTATTACAAAAAAAGGGAGTATAACCCCGTATAGTGATAAAAATAATACCAGGACATCATACTGAGAAAAACCGTTTTTAGCATATCCCGAATTTACTAAAACTTCCATGAAATTTGCGTCAAGAGAAATAAACGTAATATCATCTAAAAATAAGAAATACATAAGAAATATTATTAGAAAGAAGGAGTTAATAGCAAATAATAATTTATTCTTATATGCCACAGAAATAATAAATGAAGATATTATTAATAAAATTCCTATCATTCTGTCTGAAATTATAGTAAGAAACGAGAGGACAAAAACAGTAACATATAAGACAATGATCGATTTTTTGGCGGTGCTAGACCGTAAATTATTTAAAACAATTAAATAAAGATTAAAAAAAATGAGCGATAACAAATCTCTATATAAATCCCACGATATTCTCAAAATACTTAATTGGAATATCACAAAAATAGTGAACATAATGCTTCTACCATCTGACTGTCTTAACACATTTTTAATTAAAAAAAACGTAGTAACACTAAGAGATCCGTTGAGAATGACATTTACAATATTGAAAGAGAGGTATAGGTCAGAGAAAGATATCGTTGAAAAAAAATAAACCAGTAATATATATCCAGGATATAAAGTATCCCCGTTAATCCAACTAGAATTTAAATTATATAAAGTTGGTAGGTAATAATTTATGGAATCGTATCCTTATTGGATATGGAAAATTTTGAATTATTGGGATTAATCTAATAAAACAACCAATACTAAATACAACTATTGCTGGATAAAGATAAAAATCTCAACAAAAATCAAATTCAAATATTGAATCAGATTAAATATATTTACTTTCCATTGACATATATTTATCTAATCCAACTAGTTTATTAAAATCCTTAAATTTGATCATTTTATCTTTTATTGTCCTTGTAGTACCAGTCTCTTTTAACGTCTTAAACGTTTCAACTATTGCGAATGTAGACGAATACAATCCAGAGAGCGGAAATAGTGCAATCTTATATCCCAATTCTAATAATTCTTGGGAGGTGAGATTGGGGGTTATGCCATCCTCAATCATATTAGCAACAAGAGGAGCATTGATTTGGGCTACAATTTCTTTCATTTCGTCTACAGAACGGGGAGCCTCCACAAAGACAATGTCCGCGCCAATCTCTCTGTATAATTTTCCCCTTTTAATAGCTTCTTCAATGCCCAATGGAGCCATAGCATCAGTCCTAGCCACAATGATGAAATCCGAATCTTTTTTCTTTGCATCAATAGCTGATCGTAGTTTTTGAACGTATTCTTGAGGATTGATAACTTCTTTACCGAGCATATGCCCGCATCTTTTTGGCCAAACCTGATCTTCCAGAAAGATTCCTGAGGCTCCTATTCTTTGTAAATCATTTACCAGTTTTGATACCGTCAATGGGTTACCATATCCAGTATCCACATCTACTATGAGGGGTATGTCTACTGCTCGAGTAATCCGACGGGCATTTTCAACAGTTTCTGTCATGCTCAAGAATCCAAAATCGGGTAATGCTAATAAGGAGGCCGATGTCCCATATCCAGTTTGAAAAATGGCTTCAAAACCCACATATTCAGCAATTCTAGCAGTCAATGCATCATACACACCTGGCATAACCAAAATATCATTTTTACGACCTAGTAACTCACTTAGTGACAAATGATAGTGTTACTTTTGCCCTCTTTATATAACTTTATTTGGGTCAGATGACCCCTGTGTGATTTTTGATATCTTGCATCAAAAACCAACTTATATCAGTAATGAGAAAGAAACCCCGTCCAGCTTTGACAAAAGTAGCAGATTAGGCCTTGGCCCGATGTCTATCTTGCTTTTCGAGGTTGGAAGGATCTGTTACTACCATATCATATAATTAAAGGATATTTTGGTAAAATTGAAGAAGTCCTCCACATAACGAACGTGTCTTTACAAACACTACAGAATCTAGCATGTAAAAAATTAAGCATAACTTTTTATTAAAAATTCGATCAGGTAATTTGAATGTGCTAATGAGGACTAAAAATCTGTTTGTGTGTTTTATAAATATCTTGATTTGAACTTTTCCAAACTATAAAACAATTTTCGTTAATAAAAGAAAGGATGAAGGGATTGAAGGTATTTAGTTTCGAATTCTTACTTTAAATTAAATTTGATGGTCTTCCCCTAAAACCCTAACACATTTTATAGGCCTCAAAAATATTCTTTTCATATCTTTCCCATAGTAACATATTTCTTGCGTATTTATATGTCTTTATTCGTTTTGAATATAATTCGTCTAAGTTTTGACTCAAATAGATTAATTTCTCTTCCAAATCTAGATTGTCTTGATATTCTAAATTGTAACCTTCCATAGTATCGAATATTGGTCTTAATCCTGAGGTGTTCATTACAAGTAATCCTGCATGGGCATATTCGTATGCCTTGTTTGGACTAATGTACTTGTGAGACCAATGTTTTTTAAATGGAATTAAACCTAGTGAATGATTTGCCATTTCCATATACATTGCCTTTCTATCTAGGTATCCGCAATAAACTATGTCATTAGAGGAAGGACCATCCCACCCTAGAACAAATAACTTGCCCAAGTTATGTTTTTCAAATATCTCGAAGAAACCATCTAGGTTTCTATGTGTAGGCTTTATCAGGCCTTTTGCTTCGACACCCGCATACACTGATGAAAGTGATTCGTGATATACTGGTTCATCAATAAATTCTATTTCTTTCTGAAGCGGAAAATTTGGAACAAGAAAACATCTATTGCTAATTTTTTTATGGGCATCCACTATGGTTTGGGAGACTGTAATTGTGGGGTACTTAGTTATCACGTCCTTTTCGGCATTCGACCAGATTCTTACCCATCTATTTTTTAGGAAATCTCTGGCTATATTTCTAACTATACTTCTAGGATAAATTGATTTATCTCTACTGACCTGCTTGGCTAGAGTGTATGCTTCTAGTTGTCTTTGGACATAAATTGACCAAAATTCATGATCATTATACACCAGAGGATAGTCTCCGATTTCCATTGCCATTTTGGCCGAAAAAATATTGTGGGCGTGAATAAAGTCTGGACGAACCTCATCAATGACTCTTTTCATTTGTTTCTTTACAACATTCCATTGGTATGGATACCTATGTCTAGCAGAGGGCGTCCATCTTATCTCAAAAGTCTTGTCGAAGACAGATTTATGTTGTAAATTTTTTGGCCCTCCAAAAAAAACACTATGCCCATTCTTCTTTGCACTAATGGCACACTTTTCTGTCCTCCATTGCGGTAAGCTAATATCTAGGAGGTGTAGAATTTTCAAATATTTTTCTTAAATGATTCTA
The DNA window shown above is from Candidatus Nitrosocosmicus arcticus and carries:
- a CDS encoding isocitrate lyase/PEP mutase family protein, translating into MSLSELLGRKNDILVMPGVYDALTARIAEYVGFEAIFQTGYGTSASLLALPDFGFLSMTETVENARRITRAVDIPLIVDVDTGYGNPLTVSKLVNDLQRIGASGIFLEDQVWPKRCGHMLGKEVINPQEYVQKLRSAIDAKKKDSDFIIVARTDAMAPLGIEEAIKRGKLYREIGADIVFVEAPRSVDEMKEIVAQINAPLVANMIEDGITPNLTSQELLELGYKIALFPLSGLYSSTFAIVETFKTLKETGTTRTIKDKMIKFKDFNKLVGLDKYMSMESKYI
- a CDS encoding glycosyltransferase family 4 protein, with amino-acid sequence MKILHLLDISLPQWRTEKCAISAKKNGHSVFFGGPKNLQHKSVFDKTFEIRWTPSARHRYPYQWNVVKKQMKRVIDEVRPDFIHAHNIFSAKMAMEIGDYPLVYNDHEFWSIYVQRQLEAYTLAKQVSRDKSIYPRSIVRNIARDFLKNRWVRIWSNAEKDVITKYPTITVSQTIVDAHKKISNRCFLVPNFPLQKEIEFIDEPVYHESLSSVYAGVEAKGLIKPTHRNLDGFFEIFEKHNLGKLFVLGWDGPSSNDIVYCGYLDRKAMYMEMANHSLGLIPFKKHWSHKYISPNKAYEYAHAGLLVMNTSGLRPIFDTMEGYNLEYQDNLDLEEKLIYLSQNLDELYSKRIKTYKYARNMLLWERYEKNIFEAYKMC
- a CDS encoding glycosyltransferase family A protein translates to MTCRNSETIIEKAILSLYNQTIQPDYIIVIDDGSTDKTGVILNDLSKKMDNLFIMTNPDLGYDISRVVKNWNKAIELRGIKNLKETDYHMIGTDDTIYEKDYAEKIISFMDKNKDYAIVSGNFDDNDYSTPRGAGRFIRHSFFNKEYKRYPEKMGYESAILIISRKNGFKDTILNEARYDHTRPLGQNHHFYEFGASMRTLGYHPIFALGRFFLYFSTNKPIGRIGAIYMLYHYIFYKPKQDGYDSMYPKEIRRFTRKIQMDKIKSIVKLG